From the Cryptomeria japonica chromosome 2, Sugi_1.0, whole genome shotgun sequence genome, one window contains:
- the LOC131051612 gene encoding long-chain-alcohol oxidase FAO4A, translated as MEESAMDAHFLLRGGRPSYENKKYSEAQMEALTALCDTLFPSLDHHAISKNDPQENDEIKSFYGTSASQAGIPLHLAGYMSERLVHASLGLLSLALWLLSTWYGTFILCWRLSLSSHFPYFQRFSQVVQYRREKIMLSWSHSYFYLFRQLFKGIKFLCCLTFYTKVDEKNENPSWKAMGYCGPDPELLTQRRKEATKGPLHDKVIDMQDVAVNNITETLRKAGCEVTEGSSGKGEKKEKSITIKCDVVVVGSGSGGGVVAGVLAKAGHKVIVVEKGKYFARNDLSLLEGPSVDQMYEGGGLLATDDLGVVILAASTVGGGSSINWSASLRTPAHVISEWSNELKLPLFSSPKFAQAMNTVCERMGVNEAVCSEGLANKTLRNGCTHLNYEVLNIPRNGDPGHRCGWCCFGCKDGMKQGTQETWLVDAVNHGAVILSSCKAQRIIITNRMQKAAAAGVVIEAGNRGLRMEVHSRATVVSCGALCSPALLIKSGLKNPNIGRNLHLHPVQMAWGFFPEASEKSYDGPIMTAMHPVGDDPSGYGAIIQTPSLHPGFFSVLMPWISALDMKERMLRLSRTCHLLVLARDKGSGTAKLPGHLTYRLSSHDEMNLNKGIGKALRILVAAGAQEIGTHHFKGERLRISGSSEEEIERFIKNVSLRRLKDLSTPLCSAHQMGSCRMGADERVSAVDGRGESWEVKGLFVADASVLPTALGVNPMVTVQSIAYCIANFVHHSLNTEPSLFECIQVGSPSSMSLPGRGFSS; from the exons ATGGAGGAGTCGGCTATGGATGCCCATTTTCTGCTGAGAGGTGGCAGGCCAAGTTATGAGAACAAAAAGTATTCAGAAGCCCAAATGGAGGCTTTGACAGCTTTGTGTGATACCCTGTTTCCTTCTCTAGATCACCATGCAATTTCAAAGAACGATCCACAAGAGAATGATGAAATTAAATCTTTCTATGGCACCTCGGCTTCCCAGGCTGGAATACCCCTACAT TTAGCAGGCTATATGTCTGAGCGCTTGGTACACGCTTCTTTGGGATTGCTGAGCCTAGCATTGTGGCTTCTTTCAACATGGTACGGGACATTTATATTGTGTTGGAGATTATCTCTATCCTCTCATTTTCCCTATTTCCAAAGGTTTTCTCAGGTTGTACAGTACAGAAGGGAAAAAATTATGCTCTCTTGGTCACACAGCTACTTCTATCTCTTTCGTCAACTATTTAAGGGCATCAAATTCTTATGCTGCCTCACGTTCTACACAAAG GTGGATGAGAAGAATGAAAATCCTTCATGGAAAGCAATGGGCTACTGTGGGCCAGACCCAGAGTTGCTAACCCAAAGAAGAAAGGAAGCCACGAAAGGTCCACTGCATGACAAGGTCATTGACATGCAAGATGTTGCAGTAAATAACATCACTGAAACCCTACGCAAGGCAGGTTGTGAGGTCACAGAGGGCAGTTCCGGAAAAGGAGAGAAGAAAGAGAAATCAATCACTATAAAATGCGACGTGGTAGTAGTTGGGTCAGGCAGCGGAGGAGGAGTAGTTGCAGGGGTGCTTGCAAAGGCAGGACACAAAGTGATAGTGGTAGAAAAAGGCAAATACTTTGCAAGAAACGATCTGTCCTTACTGGAAGGGCCATCAGTAGATCAGATGTATGAGGGGGGCGGGCTCTTGGCCACGGACGATCTCGGGGTGGTCATCCTGGCCGCCTCCACAGTGGGCGGAGGATCCTCAATCAACTGGTCCGCCTCACTCCGCACGCCTGCTCACGTTATTTCCGAGTGGAGTAACGAACTCAAGCTCCCTCTTTTTTCTTCCCCCAAGTTTGCTCAAGCCATGAACACCGTGTGCGAGAGAATGGGCGTGAACGAGGCAGTATGTAGCGAAGGTTTGGCTAACAAGACACTGAGAAATGGGTGCACGCACCTCAACTACGAGGTGCTCAACATTCCGCGCAATGGTGATCCGGGGCATCGGTGCGGGTGGTGCTGCTTCGGCTGCAAAGACGGAATGAAACAGGGCACGCAAGAGACGTGGCTCGTCGACGCCGTCAATCACGGGGCCGTCATTCTCTCCTCATGCAAAGCCCAGCGAATCATCATCACAAACCGCATGCAAAAGGCGGCGGCTGCAG GTGTAGTGATCGAGGCAGGAAACAGGGGGTTACGAATGGAGGTGCACTCAAGAGCCACGGTGGTTTCCTGCGGAGCGCTCTGCAGCCCCGCTCTGCTTATAAAGAGCGGCCTGAAAAACCCCAACATTGGGCgcaacctccacctccaccccgTCCAGATGGCGTGGGGGTTTTTCCCAGAGGCCAGTGAAAAGAGCTACGATGGCCCCATTATGACTGCAATGCATCCAGTGGGCGATGACCCATCTGGGTACGGGGCCATCATCCAGACCCCTTCGTTGCATCCGGGCTTCTTTTCAGTCCTGATGCCATGGATTTCAGCACTCGACATGAAAGAACGAATGTTGAGGTTATCCAGAACGTGTCATCTTTTAGTCTTGGCCAGAGATAAAGGCTCTGGCACAGCCAAGCTGCCGGGCCACTTAACATACCGCCTGAGCTCCCACGACGAAATGAATCTGAACAAAGGAATCGGAAAGGCCCTCAGGATTCTCGTCGCTGCGGGTGCCCAGGAAATCGGGACTCATCATTTCAAGGGCGAGCGTTTGAGGATTTCTGGTTCGAGTGAAGAGGAGATTGAGAGGTTTATTAAAAATGTGAGCTTGAGACGATTGAAGGACTTGTCGACGCCTCTGTGCTCTGCGCACCAGATGGGCAGTTGTAGAATGGGGGCGGATGAGCGCGTTTCGGCGGTGGACGGGAGAGGTGAGTCGTGGGAAGTGAAGGGATTGTTTGTGGCCGACGCAAGCGTGCTTCCAACTGCTCTGGGCGTTAATCCCATGGTTACTGTTCAGTCTATTGCTTACTGCATTGCCAACTTTGTTCACCACTCTCTCAATACTGAACCATCTCTATTTGAATGCATACAAGTCGGAAGTCCAAGTTCAATGTCACTACCAGGGAGAGGATTCAGTAGTTGA